CGTATACATCCATGTCCTTCCAGCGTTCCATGTTTTGCTCGCGCTTGGTCCGGGTCTTTTTGTATAGCTCAATCTGTCGATCGATCTGCTCCAGGGCGGTCTCCGGGTCACCGAATCCGAAAAAGATAAAGCGAAGGAGAAAGGGATCCCGGATGAGCATTTCCCGCTCGGGCGTCTCGGAGAGCCATCGGGTGAACTCCTCCCTTCCCTTGTCGGTGAGAGAGTAGAGCTTGCGATCCGGGGCGTTTTCCTGGGGAATCTCCTTTTTCGTGACCAGTCCGTCGGCCTCCAGGCGCTTGAGGTTCGGGTAGATCTGTCCGTAATTGATGGACCACATGTATCCGAAGTTGCGCTCGATGTGCTCCTTGATGCGATATCCGTGCATGTTCTTATAGTGGAGGAGTCCCAAAATTGCATATTTTATCGACATAGCTGTTCCTCTTTGTTGATGTGCGTGCTGTGGGTGTGTGAGTATGGCCGGCCCGGTAATGCGACAGATCGCCCGGCGGGGGAGGATCGATGAGTGAGGATTGGGCCGTCGGAGATCTCACGATCGTCTATATAGAAAGTATATAGTATCTCATGGGCCTCCTGTCAAGAAAAAAATGATCGATCTGTTCACATTCGATATTTTTTCATCCGATCGGGGGGGCTATTCCCCTGTCCGTTTGCAGAAGTCCCTCCGCCGGGGAGAGCCCCCCGATCATCGGGGGGGCTGTGGGTTTTTACTTTTGGGAATATAATGAACGGCCGGTGGTATGAGGCAAGAGGTGTGCGCCTATTGCTTTCCGAAACCGGTCACCACATAGGTGCCGCTTCGGGAGTCGATTTTCAAATTGATCAGACCGTTCTTCTGGGCGTCTTCGAGGAGCTCCGAAAAGGTATGGTATCCATGATAGGACTCGTTGAACGACGGGCGCTTTCTGATCATGGTGTCCTTGACCATCGAGGAATAGATGACCTCTTTGTTTTCCCGGACGAGGGCAGTGATGGACGAGAGCAATAAATCGAAGGCCTCGCGCTTTTCCTTCTTGATGCTGGAGGGTATCCGGGG
The sequence above is a segment of the Candidatus Zymogenaceae bacterium genome. Coding sequences within it:
- a CDS encoding PadR family transcriptional regulator, with product MSIKYAILGLLHYKNMHGYRIKEHIERNFGYMWSINYGQIYPNLKRLEADGLVTKKEIPQENAPDRKLYSLTDKGREEFTRWLSETPEREMLIRDPFLLRFIFFGFGDPETALEQIDRQIELYKKTRTKREQNMERWKDMDVYVTQVAKLGITFNDMVLQWLLEAREVIQNTRDETNKKASGSIE